The window gcttgatttgaaaagttctcaaaggttctcgcaaaaaaaacgttctcaaaataacttcaccctatatatatatatatatatatatatatatagttatattaggAACCAAAAAAATTGTAGGAATCTTTAGGAACCttctttgaattaaaattatttactaTATGATTAGTTATACATGTTCATATGACTATATAATTGCTTACAAATGTTCATATAACtatctatatacatttgatcatcatcaatctcattaaaagattaatttacaaaatacttgcatacatatgatTGATCTGCACACATGTGATCAAAGCactattcgtgcacatgtgatcataaaGTTCATGTCTCCAAAAAttgtataatggatgataatccatatttttacataattataaaatCCAAAATTGCACCTAAATAACTCTATTGTATTTGAGATGGGTCAATCattatatagataaagaaaaaTTGTGACgacataagattttttaaaattcttttatgTGGTATTCTCACACATCTTTTGAATTTAACtatgacatcatcattattttgttgtgaaatgttcatttgaaaactaaaatttatgtgaaaactagaaaactgaccaCCACACTGTGATCGGAAtataacacaatgtgtttttattgtgttttctaaaacacaatgtgtttcctaaaaacacattatgtgAAGTTTTTAATCACATTGTACTTTTGATAGCGCATGAAAATCAGAAATTTGTTTAAACACAccgtgatatgaacttaacataatgagttttctaaaaacacattagaaacacattgtgttaaattcataaCACACTGTTATTTGACAAGTTTTTATagttttcacataaattttagttttcaaatgattacaacgtatagttttaaaatttaaaatatcgttcattttctaattatatatcactaatataaacttttattaaatgcTCACATTgttatgtaagattttaataaatttagtttttcGTCATAATAAGCCGAAAACTATGATGTCTTTTCGGATAACAGTTTTACTTTTTTGCTTTTACGACCGTATGTGTTTCAACGTGTATCCACAACTATACAACTTTTGTTTCCGTTTACTTccgtttttatataatttatcacaacgttttaacttatttaacgctattattatatatttgaatatgacaacatattttGAAGCTACCAGGTATTATTCGGTTTATTTACAAAACGTTTATAAGTTAACCAGGGTGGAACCCGGATTGACTAGCTAGTTGGAGTATAAATCAAAATTCTATAAAATTCTACATGTAAATATTATGACTAATAATGTGTATGGGGTGGGCCTTGCCACATTCTCTTACCAATGTGACTTTGTCACTGTAAATGGATGACCGAACTTTCCgctaaataatttataaactatttaGTTCGTTTACAGTCCTAATAACACAATACCACATTTTGGTGATTTTCAAAGCTAATACCGTTAGTACCGGGACCGATATGAGGCAAGATCAGTCCCATGCCCATCCCTACTTTGAAGTTAAACCCCATTTGATCGGTTCAATATCCAGCCCTGTCCTAAAAACATCTTCTAAATGTTTAGTTGTTAGACTACCCGGAACAAGGCTTCTTTTTAAAGCTCTTCCTAGGGGCATCTCACGATACATGAGAGTCCAATCATTAAGGGGCTTTCTCTCAATTTTTGTTGGAGTAaagctttaaaaaataaagcttTCTTTGTGGGTCAAGTTTGTCTTTTTGTGGGCCAGACTAGTGGTGGTTGTGTGAATGAGCAAAAACAAAAGGTCATCTTCACACCCCTTTTCGCCCATCCTATTCTTCACGCCccactctctttctctctccaaaACATCCCTCGGGGCAACGTTTCGAATGTTCCGGGACATTCTGGAACcagaaaaaagtgaaaaatgacaCATTACTCCTAAGAGCCTTTTGGGCTTGTTATTAAAAAGTGAAAGCCCACTAAGGAGATATAACAATCTGACGGCCAAAACTAAAGTAAAGACTCAACACATCATAAAACCccaacacacaaaaacacacacagacAGTGTGGTaaacaagaaagaaaacaaaatatccGATCAGATTGGATTGGATTCAATTGGAATCTGATCGaattgagtaaaaaaaaaatggcggAAGATTTAGTATTAGATACAGCAATTAGAGACTGGGTATTAATACCGTTATCAGTGGTTATGGTTCTCATCGGAATCCTCCGTTACTTTGTTTCTAAACTCATGCGCACCACTCAATCTCCTGATCCCAAAATCATCAAAGAAGGGTATTTCTGTCTTTATTTTTCTTCGATATTTATACctaattattactattattatttactgattatatgattttttGTTTGATTAATAATTTATAGGCAGGTTATAATTAGGGCTAGGAATTTAAGAGCTGCTGCTAATTTCATACCTGTTAAAGCTTTTCGTGCCCGCAAATTGTATTATACTAATGAGGTATTCCCTTCCTTCgctatacattatatatataatcctaGTTCGaattataataatgttttaaaagtTGCCATTTGATAGTTGTTGGTGACAGTTAGAGGTAGCATAGCTAAGTGACATGAGCTAGCCAAAACGCGTTATATGATTTGTGAAAGTTGATCTAATTAGCGAGGCGGGTAGTAGAGCGTGATTGGCATTAAATATAGTATTACTATTAGGAAATTTGTATTGTTTAACCAACTTCCGGGACATGAAATTGGAAAATGCTTAGGGATGTTTAGTCTTTTGGCTTTAGAAGGCGTTAGGTGCTCCTAGGCGATAAGGATCCAAAAGCCGAGGTATTAGGCGAATGCTTTATGCATACAAAACCCTGGTTCGTTAGCTAaagtatttataaatttaactacTTGTCCGTAGCATTTATTGCTAGTGAAATTGATGCAGTTTCACATGCAATCAAATGGCTTAAGAACACTCGATTAATCAAAGACCATAACCATATAGgttttcttgacaaaatgtcaATTCTGTTATAAACTCAAAATAATAAAACTCCCCCAATTAGAATTTGTGAAACCATATATATAAGCTCCCAAATACATGTTAGGCATGAAACTTGTATTACAAATAAGCCTTGAAATTAGgcaacataattaattaaagatagaCACAAATCAACCTTAATATAGTTAATGCAATCaaatagtttaaataaaaagaaagataaagatttaATTACTTAATCTTTTTCGCGGGTCCGGTCACCTTGCATCATTCTCCTCCTCTTCGAAAAAAACTCGTCCTCGAGTTTTTTGCAAACTTGCAACCCACACCCATCTGGGTCATATGGAACATGGATGTCAACTGACTCTGGACCTTCCTTCGTCTTTTTAGTATCAAAAATTACAACTTCGAAGTTGACAACAATGGAGCCAAATTGAATTGTTTATTCAGCCCATCCACATATCCACATACTGTTCTTGTTTTTCAATAGGTCCACCAAAAGCCAATTTAGATAAATCATGACGATCGGATGTAAACTTCAACCCCATAGAAATGCCAACAATGATGCCTAATATAACCTTTTGTTTGTACCCTATAATTGAAaagattttatcttttcaatagGTTTATTTACATCATGGCCAacctaattaataaaaatatcttgaaattttaaagttaaaaaaatcctTTAACCACCCTAAAATTCACTTTCTCTGCCTTTCGCATATGGTACAAATGTAGCAATAACAAACAAAGCAAAGGTAAAACTTGAATCTTTATGTTTGAAAATAGGAACCTTATATTTTTTGCATCTTCTTTTATCCCCGGCTTCTTGTCGAAAGCTTCATCTTTAACGATTGAACTCTCGGCTGTCCAAGAATACCATTCTTCATCCTTGTATTCATCAAACACATGAAGTGCTTGATAGAGGGTGCTACAATTCTCAATATACTCCTTCTTCTCATAGATCTCATCCCGGATGAAAAACTCTGAGTCGGTTTCTTGAAACTTGTAACTATCGTCGTCACCAAGATGTTCCTCTTTCCCAATGATACCATCTTTGATGAAATCCTCCGAGTCAGTTTTCTGGATCTTGCGATCTTGTGAATCAAACACGCTTTCATCGTTGCCTTGATCGGAGATTCGACGAGTGAAAAGGTGGTTCTCGTCACGCGGAGCCATTTGAATTAACCTGAGCTGTGACACCAACTGATGCAATTTGAAGTGCAATAAATGGCTCAAGAACACCCGATTAATCAAAGACCAAAACCATATAGgttttcttgacaaaatgtcaATTCTGTTATAAACTCAAAATAATAAAACTCCCTAACTGCATGAAACTTGTATAACCAAACTTAATCTTTTTCGCGGGTCGGGTCACCCTGCATCCGAAATACTTCAATTTACTTATAAAATGACTTTTGCACGACAACACACCTAGAATACTAAAGCTATACCAAAGTAATTAAGAAGCGTTAGGAGAGGATAAGAAAAGTTTGGTTATTCACCAACAAACAAGGTAGCTTAGAGTCGGTTTGCAATGCAAGGCTTGCGTTGTCTTCactcataaaaaaatattcattGTAAGAGATGATGCTTTGGCTATTCGTACGGTGTGAAGATTCTTCAAAGGTCTCCTATTGGATCCGGCATATATATGTTCTTAATACACTAGAGAGGTACCGGCAGAAAGCGGCGGCAGTGGCGGCGGCTGGTGGCATCGGAGGTGGCGGTATCGGTGTGGTTactaatgtaaaagtaattgatgtaaaagtggGTCTTGTAGTAATTTCAAGGTTGAGGAACATATGTTGTAAATGATTTCGTATTTTCGTTAATAATATTATAGATATcttaggtggaaatatttaaattcgtGAATAAAGGAGAGAGAGTTTGGGTAGATAGGGTTTGGAAAATATTTTGGGTTTTATAATGATAGAAAGTTTAAAagggggtagtttgttttataaaggagtaaagaTAGTTAAAACATTTGAATTGCTAAAGCATGTACATTCATATGATGACATTGCTCGTGGATTTGTAGGAAAATGGTTTACTTCATGTTCCAAAGGGCCAGGCTCAGAATCCACAAGCACAAATGTTCTCTGATCCAAACATGGCTATGGATATGATGAAAAAGAATCTTTCGATGATCATACCACAGGTATGATTGTGTTACATTGATAATTAGTGTATTTTAGCAAATCTgctgtttttatttatatcggCTCTGATCCTTATCTCCACTTTTGCTAGACCCTCACGTTTGCGTGGGTTAACTTCTTCTTTTCCGGCTTTGTAGCAGGTATACCCTCTTTTAGCGACTTGTCTTGTAAACATATAGCATACTAATTCCATGTCCCTTATGTGTAGTATCaattatgtaatatttatattgattaTCACCTTTACGTTATTCTGATGATGTCTaaatcttgattcatttttatttCCAGCAAAGATACCTTTCCCATTGACTCAAAGGTTTAGGTCCATGTTACAGAATGGGATCGACTTAAGTACTGTTGATGTCAGCTATGTTAGCAGTCGCTCATggtatgtaatgtgtttttaaaacataGATAAGTTTCCTGTTGAAAACACTTTATCTCTGCTTTATTCACAAATGATATTGAGGCTGATGATGGTATTTTTGGCTTTATCAGGTACTTTCTTAATCTCTTTGGTTTGAGAGGCTTGTTTAGTCTCATCCTTGGAGAAGAAAACGGTAAGTATGTACTTTGCACTTTTGGCGTCTCTTTGAAAATGAGGTCTTGTCGATTATTTGTTATGCGATTCAGCGATTGATTGGGGGTTCGTTTGCATCTACTCTAGCGGTGGCAAAGTGGGCATGGTGGGTAGTAGTTAAGGGTGATATATCACAGGTAAAAATGTGTTGCAGTCCGGGTAGACTGTTCACAAAACTTCTGTCTTTCCTGTTTCTTTAATCATACAAAAAGTACTAGTACTTATTTATAATTATGATTAGGaaaattattttgttatgaTTATCATCTTATTTTGAGGTTAGAAAGTTTT is drawn from Erigeron canadensis isolate Cc75 chromosome 9, C_canadensis_v1, whole genome shotgun sequence and contains these coding sequences:
- the LOC122581644 gene encoding ER membrane protein complex subunit 3, translated to MAEDLVLDTAIRDWVLIPLSVVMVLIGILRYFVSKLMRTTQSPDPKIIKEGQVIIRARNLRAAANFIPVKAFRARKLYYTNEENGLLHVPKGQAQNPQAQMFSDPNMAMDMMKKNLSMIIPQTLTFAWVNFFFSGFVAAKIPFPLTQRFRSMLQNGIDLSTVDVSYVSSRSWYFLNLFGLRGLFSLILGEENATDDTQRMMQMSGFGFDPSKSLGAEKDGLDIVQHDWVLPKFEQRAEAVLRKRLS